The Actinomycetes bacterium genome segment GCGCCGTTAGCGAGGCGGGTGCGCCGGCGGCTACGCCGTCCCGGCGCGCCCAGCGCCACCAGCAGACCCTGCGCCGCATCCTCGACGCGGCCTGGGTCCTGTCGCGGCAGCGCGGTCTGACCGGGTGGACGCTGCGCGACCTCGGCGCCGAAGTGGGGATGCAGGCCCCGTCGCTGTATGAGTACGCGCCGTCCAAGAACGCCCTGTTCGACCTCATGTTCGCCGATGGCTACCGGCAGCTGCTCGGTCGGATCGAGGCGGCGGAACGCCCGGTCGACCCACGGGAGCTGCTGCGCCTGGCCACGCGTCTGTTCGTGACGTTCGCGGCCGAGCAGCCCGCCCGCTTCCAGCTGCTGTTCCAGTACGCCGTGCCGGGCTTCACGCCCTCGACGGAGTCGATGGGTCTCGCCGAACAGGTCCTCGCCGCCTTCGCGGCGGTGCTCGAGTCGGCGGGAGTGTCCGAGGCCACCGACCTGGATCTGTGGACCGCGACCCTGACCGGCTTGGCCTCCCAACAGGTCAGCAACGACCCGGGAGGGCAGCGGTGGCTCCGGCTCGCCGACGTCGCGGTGGACCGGCTGCTCCCGCCCGCTGCCGGCTGATCCCGGGACTAGCCGGCCTCGGGTGAGCCGGCAGGCAGTGCCAGCTCGAAGCGGCACCCACTCCCGCGGTTCGACACGGCGACCGCCCCCCGGTGCGCCTCGGCGATGCCGCGAACGATGGCCAGGCCCAGACCCGCACCGCCGTCCCGGCCGGGTGTGCGGGCTTGGTCTCCTCGCCACGAGACGTCGAAGACGCGGGTCAGCTCCTCCTCGGCGATGCCGCCGCACTCATCGGCGACCGAGAAGACGACCTGGCCGTCTCGTCGTCCAACGGACACATCGACGACACCGTCGGCAGGGGTGTGACGGATCGCATTGACGACCAGGTTCCCCAGCGCACGGTGCAGCTCCGCCTCGTCGGCGAGGACGTCGGCACCTGTGTCCGCGTGCCCGCGCAGACGTACTCCATGCTCGCGGGCGTATGGGTCGGCTGCCGCGAGCGCGTCCGAGACCACATCACCCGCGGAGACGACGTCGAGGCACAAGGACAGCGTTCCGGACTGCAGCCGGGACAGCTCGAAGAGGTCGTCGACCATCCGCGAGAGGCGCTCGATCTGGGCCCGCATCTGGCGGTGATAGTGCTCGGGATCGTCGACGACACCGTCCTCCAGCGCCTCGGCCATGGCCCGTAGACCCGCCAGGGGGGTACGCAGGTCGTGCGAGACTCCCGCGACCAGCTCGCGGCGGCTGGCCTCCACCTGCCGCTCCCGCTCCAGCTGCTCCTGCTGGTGAGCGAGGTCGCGTTGCAAGGTCCCGACCCGCGAGGACAGAGCGAGGGCAACGACCACCGAGACCACCCCAGCCGTCACGCAGACGAGGAGCGCGACCCTCAGGTCATGGCCGGACAGGAACATCGCCTTCGCGGTCACGACCAGGCCGACCGCGAAGGCGAGCGTCGGGACCACGGCGACGAGAACTGCGGCGAGGGGCAGGGACCTGGCGACCAGACGGCGGAACACGAGGACGCCCAGCAGGCAGACCAGCCCCGAGCTGAACAGGGCCAGCCCCACGACCTCGAGGCGACTGCTCACGCCGCGTCCCAGCGATAGCCCACGCCCCACACCGTCCGCAGCCGGCGTGGCCTGGCCGGGTCCGGCTCCACCTTGGCCCGCAGGCGGCGGACGTGCACGGTGACCGTCGATCGGTCACCGATCTCCCACCCCCAGACCTGGCGCAGCAGCTCGTCCCGCGAGAAGGCCTGCCCCGCGTGCTCGACCAGGAACGCGAGGAGGTCGAACTCCCGGTTGGTCAGCGCCAGGATGTCGCCGCGAAGGCTCGCGCTACGCGCGGTCGTGTCCACGACGAGGTCGCCGTCTCGCATCCTCGCCGGCGCCGAGCGCTCGCCGCGGGAGCGGCGCAGGACGGAGTCGACCCGCAGCACGACCTCTCGCGGGCTGAAGGGCTTGAGCACGTAGTCGTCGGCGCCGACCTCGAGGCCGACGATCCGGTCGGCCACCTCGCCCCTGGCGGTGAGCATCACGACAGGGAGGTCGGGTGCGCTCTCACGGATCCGGCGGCAGACCTCCAGACCGTCCAGGCCCGGCAGCATGAGGTCGAGGAGCACGAGATCCGGGGGGTCGGCGTCGATCGCCGCGAGGGCGGCACGGCCGTCCGCGAGATGCGCGGCAGCCAGGCCCGCTCGCCGCAGGTAGACGAGGAGGACCTCCACCACGGTGGGGTCGTCCTCCACGACGAGGACGCGGTACGGCCGGGCGGGGCCGTCGGCCCCGCCCGGGACGTACCTCGTCATGCCGGTCATGGAAGCACGCGAGCGACTCACGTGGCGACCAGTCCCTCCATCCCCGCACCGTCGAAGGCCGGCAGACCGGTCACGGTCGTCACCAGGGTGAGGGAGCCGTCGTGGTGGACCCGGAAGCCCTGGACCTCGCCGGCGACCGCGTCCTGCACATAGAGCAGGCGCCCGCCCTCGGCGGTCGTCATGTCGATCGGACCCGCCCCGGTGGACGCGGCGACGG includes the following:
- a CDS encoding response regulator transcription factor; the encoded protein is MTRYVPGGADGPARPYRVLVVEDDPTVVEVLLVYLRRAGLAAAHLADGRAALAAIDADPPDLVLLDLMLPGLDGLEVCRRIRESAPDLPVVMLTARGEVADRIVGLEVGADDYVLKPFSPREVVLRVDSVLRRSRGERSAPARMRDGDLVVDTTARSASLRGDILALTNREFDLLAFLVEHAGQAFSRDELLRQVWGWEIGDRSTVTVHVRRLRAKVEPDPARPRRLRTVWGVGYRWDAA
- a CDS encoding ATP-binding protein gives rise to the protein MSSRLEVVGLALFSSGLVCLLGVLVFRRLVARSLPLAAVLVAVVPTLAFAVGLVVTAKAMFLSGHDLRVALLVCVTAGVVSVVVALALSSRVGTLQRDLAHQQEQLERERQVEASRRELVAGVSHDLRTPLAGLRAMAEALEDGVVDDPEHYHRQMRAQIERLSRMVDDLFELSRLQSGTLSLCLDVVSAGDVVSDALAAADPYAREHGVRLRGHADTGADVLADEAELHRALGNLVVNAIRHTPADGVVDVSVGRRDGQVVFSVADECGGIAEEELTRVFDVSWRGDQARTPGRDGGAGLGLAIVRGIAEAHRGAVAVSNRGSGCRFELALPAGSPEAG
- a CDS encoding TetR/AcrR family transcriptional regulator; this encodes MLDAAWVLSRQRGLTGWTLRDLGAEVGMQAPSLYEYAPSKNALFDLMFADGYRQLLGRIEAAERPVDPRELLRLATRLFVTFAAEQPARFQLLFQYAVPGFTPSTESMGLAEQVLAAFAAVLESAGVSEATDLDLWTATLTGLASQQVSNDPGGQRWLRLADVAVDRLLPPAAG